Proteins encoded together in one Nostoc sp. PCC 7524 window:
- the bioF gene encoding 8-amino-7-oxononanoate synthase: MPTNPYAWLQKSLATIHQADWYRSVKTIHGLPGATVDLEGQEVINFASNDYLGLAGDERLIAAAVAAIQEYGTGSTGSRLLSGHRELHRELERAIAALKQTEDAIVFSSGYLANLGAIASLVGKRDLILSDQYNHSSLKNGAILSGATVIEYPHCDVTQLTNLLIQQRQNYRRCLILTDSVFSMDGDLCPLPTILDLADEFSCMLLVDEAHATGVMGETGAGCVEYFGCTGRELIQIGTLSKALGSLGGYVAGSATLIDFLRNRTPSWIYTTGLSPADTAAALAALKIVQQEPQRRTQLWNNVNYLKQLLKQELPNLKLLPSQSPILCFQLSTATAALQAGQQLKDAGIFAPAIRPPTVPTSRMRISLMATHQAAHIDKLVGVLRDL; the protein is encoded by the coding sequence ATGCCCACAAATCCTTATGCTTGGTTACAAAAATCCTTAGCAACCATTCATCAGGCAGACTGGTATCGTTCAGTAAAAACTATACATGGTCTTCCTGGTGCTACGGTGGATTTGGAGGGGCAAGAGGTAATTAATTTTGCTAGTAATGATTATTTGGGACTGGCTGGAGATGAACGCTTAATTGCGGCTGCTGTGGCGGCGATTCAAGAGTATGGCACTGGTAGCACTGGTTCTAGATTACTCAGTGGACACCGGGAATTACATAGGGAATTAGAAAGAGCGATCGCGGCTTTAAAACAAACAGAAGATGCTATAGTATTTAGCTCTGGTTATCTAGCTAATCTTGGTGCGATCGCGTCTTTGGTAGGTAAGCGAGATTTAATATTATCTGATCAATATAATCATTCCAGTCTGAAAAATGGCGCTATTCTCAGTGGGGCAACAGTGATAGAATATCCCCACTGTGATGTTACCCAACTCACAAACCTCTTAATACAACAACGCCAAAACTACCGACGCTGTTTAATTCTGACGGATAGTGTTTTTAGCATGGATGGAGACTTATGTCCTTTACCTACAATATTAGATTTAGCTGATGAGTTTAGCTGTATGCTGCTAGTTGATGAAGCCCATGCAACTGGAGTCATGGGTGAAACTGGCGCTGGCTGTGTAGAATATTTTGGCTGTACTGGTAGGGAATTAATTCAAATTGGCACTTTGAGTAAAGCCTTGGGTAGTTTGGGCGGTTACGTAGCCGGAAGCGCCACCTTGATTGACTTTTTACGGAATCGCACCCCCAGTTGGATTTATACCACTGGACTATCACCCGCAGATACAGCCGCAGCTTTAGCAGCATTGAAAATCGTCCAACAAGAACCGCAACGCCGCACCCAATTGTGGAATAATGTCAATTATTTAAAACAATTACTAAAACAGGAATTACCCAACCTCAAATTACTGCCATCACAGTCACCCATACTATGTTTTCAGTTATCAACTGCCACAGCAGCACTACAAGCTGGGCAGCAACTCAAAGACGCTGGCATTTTTGCCCCAGCCATTCGTCCCCCCACAGTACCCACAAGTCGCATGAGAATCTCTTTAATGGCAACCCATCAAGCAGCACATAT
- the ruvA gene encoding Holliday junction branch migration protein RuvA — MISYLKGIVAGIQNLGSNRVILTLEVNGLGYDLQIPQRLAKQLPTTGDLVQIFTHYQIREEVPFLYGFASPAERDLFRHLLTVSGVGAALAIALLDTMELPDLVQAIIAANTQMLIQAPGVGKKTAERICLELKAKLIEWRKSAGFFVATEGPAPGILEEVQMTLFALGYTAHEVSHALHVVSEDIGLPKDAYVEDWIKQAIAHLSSSEQVG; from the coding sequence ATGATTAGCTATCTCAAAGGTATAGTCGCTGGTATCCAAAACCTAGGCAGTAATCGCGTGATTCTGACTCTAGAGGTAAACGGCTTGGGTTATGACTTGCAAATTCCGCAACGTTTAGCCAAGCAATTACCCACAACTGGGGACTTGGTACAAATCTTCACCCATTACCAAATTCGCGAAGAAGTACCCTTCCTTTATGGTTTTGCGTCCCCAGCCGAACGCGATTTATTCCGCCATTTATTAACTGTCAGTGGCGTGGGTGCAGCTCTGGCGATCGCCTTGTTGGATACGATGGAATTACCAGATTTAGTCCAAGCCATCATTGCGGCTAACACACAAATGCTAATTCAAGCCCCTGGTGTGGGCAAGAAAACCGCAGAACGCATCTGTTTAGAACTCAAAGCCAAATTAATCGAATGGCGCAAATCAGCAGGCTTCTTCGTCGCCACCGAAGGGCCAGCCCCCGGCATTTTGGAAGAAGTGCAAATGACTCTCTTTGCCCTAGGCTACACTGCCCACGAAGTCAGCCACGCCCTCCACGTAGTCAGCGAAGACATCGGACTACCAAAAGATGCCTACGTAGAAGATTGGATCAAACAAGCGATCGCTCATCTTAGCAGTAGCGAACAGGTTGGGTAA
- a CDS encoding sucrose-phosphate phosphatase gives MKPFLFVTDLDHTLVGNDAALTQLNQILTQHRQEYGTKIVYATGRSPVLYKELQIEKNLIEPDGLVVSVGTEIYLDGQDTADSSWAEILSLGWDRDKVLSITEQFSELEPQPDSEQRPFKVSFFLKQEVSASIISQLESELAKYELNIKLIYSSGIDLDIVPSTSDKGQAMQFLRQKWKFAAEQTVVCGDSGNDIALFAVGNERGIIVGNARQELLEWHNQYPANHRYLAQDFCAGGILEGLKYFGFIK, from the coding sequence ATGAAACCATTTCTGTTTGTCACAGACCTAGATCACACATTGGTAGGTAATGACGCAGCACTCACCCAACTAAATCAAATTCTCACTCAGCATCGCCAAGAATATGGTACGAAGATAGTCTATGCCACTGGGCGATCGCCTGTTTTGTACAAAGAACTTCAAATAGAAAAAAATCTTATCGAACCGGATGGGTTAGTCGTCTCCGTAGGTACGGAGATTTATCTGGATGGCCAAGATACTGCTGATTCCAGTTGGGCAGAGATTCTTTCCCTTGGCTGGGATCGAGATAAGGTATTATCTATTACCGAGCAATTTTCTGAGTTAGAACCACAACCAGACTCAGAACAGCGTCCTTTTAAGGTCAGTTTTTTCCTGAAGCAAGAAGTTTCAGCCAGTATAATTTCACAACTGGAGTCAGAGTTGGCAAAATATGAACTTAATATAAAGTTAATTTATAGTAGCGGTATAGACCTTGACATTGTGCCAAGTACCAGCGATAAAGGTCAGGCAATGCAGTTTCTACGTCAAAAGTGGAAATTTGCAGCAGAACAAACAGTTGTTTGTGGCGATTCAGGTAATGATATTGCATTGTTCGCTGTAGGCAACGAAAGGGGAATCATTGTTGGGAATGCCCGACAAGAGTTGCTGGAGTGGCACAACCAGTATCCTGCCAATCATCGTTACCTAGCACAAGATTTTTGTGCTGGGGGTATTCTTGAAGGACTTAAATATTTCGGTTTCATAAAATGA
- a CDS encoding SDR family oxidoreductase produces the protein MKGLKSKNALITGASSGIGQAIAIRLAQEGCNIAINYRKSSSDAEDTEEMAMQKACGDIENCGVKSLLVQGDVSQEEDITQMVNTVIDKFGSLDILINNAGIQTECPSHEVTTEDFDRVIGVNLRGAYLCARETIKHLLNQNRSGVIINISSVHEIIPRPMYISYAISKGGMENMTKTLALEYAHRGIRVNAVAPGATITPINEAWTDDPKKKAVVESHIPMMRAGTSEEMGAAVAFLASDEAAYITGQTLFVDGGLTLYADFREAWSA, from the coding sequence ATGAAAGGATTAAAAAGCAAAAACGCTCTCATAACTGGTGCAAGCTCCGGTATTGGACAGGCGATCGCAATTCGTCTGGCTCAAGAAGGTTGTAATATTGCTATTAATTACCGTAAAAGTTCTTCAGATGCGGAAGATACTGAAGAAATGGCTATGCAGAAAGCTTGTGGAGATATTGAAAACTGCGGCGTTAAGTCACTGCTAGTACAGGGTGATGTCTCTCAAGAAGAAGATATTACCCAGATGGTCAATACGGTGATTGATAAATTTGGCAGTCTAGATATTTTAATTAATAACGCCGGTATTCAAACTGAATGTCCATCCCATGAAGTTACAACTGAAGACTTTGACAGAGTAATTGGGGTGAACTTGCGGGGTGCTTACCTATGTGCGCGTGAAACTATCAAACACCTGCTGAATCAGAATCGTTCAGGGGTAATTATCAATATTTCTAGCGTTCACGAAATTATTCCTCGCCCAATGTATATCAGCTATGCCATCAGCAAAGGTGGGATGGAAAATATGACGAAAACTCTAGCTTTGGAATATGCTCATCGGGGTATTCGTGTTAATGCTGTAGCACCTGGAGCTACAATTACACCTATTAATGAAGCTTGGACTGATGACCCGAAAAAGAAAGCTGTTGTAGAAAGTCATATTCCCATGATGCGTGCTGGTACTTCTGAAGAGATGGGTGCAGCCGTAGCATTTTTAGCATCTGATGAGGCTGCATACATCACCGGTCAAACCTTGTTTGTAGATGGTGGTTTGACACTGTACGCAGACTTCCGGGAAGCTTGGTCAGCGTAA
- a CDS encoding IS1634 family transposase, giving the protein MEIQNIDHLGIVAGIIDRIGLVEIINELIGVEKGEKISSGHVVKAMILNGLGFVSKPLYMFPKYFETIACEHLMGVGVKPEYLNDDKLGRVMDKLFIKGLDTIFSIIALKAAQKFGVSLSSSHLDSSSMHVHGQYNTRLPEVIFENQQIGNTQESEELVVKSPKEITITYGYSRDHRPDLKQFIIELICSGDGDIPIFLKLASGNQADSSCFGQIAVEYQKQLEVDSLIVADSALYTESNLKLMSDLRWLCRVPLTIKAAQSLISTLAASEFIDSNLPGYKFAAKIVSYAGIEQRWLVVQSQERKASDLRKLSQKITKAESKAVLELKELSKDKFACEVDAVKALTKLSKQFKYHQIQSSQVTEIKFKNQDNQVETAYQISATVSQDESKINTEVLGAGRFIIATNVLDLNELSNDSMLNEYKAQQSCERGFAFLKDPLFFADSIFLKSPERIESLAMIMGLCLLVYTLAQRQIRTALRKSQSTIKNQLGKSTDRPTLRWIFQCFQSIHLVKFKNEKHISNWNPERDFILNLLPDDCLIYYQLAS; this is encoded by the coding sequence ATGGAAATTCAGAACATAGACCATCTAGGGATAGTAGCAGGAATAATAGATAGGATAGGATTAGTAGAAATAATCAATGAATTAATAGGAGTTGAAAAAGGAGAAAAAATCAGTTCAGGTCATGTTGTCAAAGCCATGATATTGAATGGGTTAGGATTTGTATCCAAACCTTTATATATGTTTCCCAAATATTTTGAAACAATAGCCTGTGAGCATTTAATGGGAGTAGGAGTAAAACCAGAATATCTCAACGACGATAAGCTGGGAAGAGTCATGGATAAACTATTTATCAAAGGACTGGATACAATATTTTCTATCATTGCCTTAAAAGCTGCCCAAAAATTTGGTGTATCTCTGTCATCATCACATTTAGATTCGTCATCAATGCACGTACATGGGCAGTACAACACCAGATTACCAGAAGTAATATTTGAGAATCAACAAATAGGAAATACCCAAGAATCAGAAGAATTAGTAGTAAAATCACCAAAAGAGATTACCATCACCTATGGCTATTCCCGTGACCATAGACCAGACTTAAAACAATTTATCATAGAACTAATATGTTCGGGAGATGGAGATATACCAATATTTTTAAAATTAGCATCTGGAAATCAAGCTGACTCATCCTGCTTTGGTCAAATAGCAGTAGAGTATCAAAAACAATTAGAAGTTGATAGTCTCATAGTTGCAGACTCGGCTTTATACACAGAATCAAATCTGAAATTAATGTCGGATTTACGTTGGTTATGTCGAGTGCCATTAACCATTAAAGCAGCACAATCATTAATATCAACATTAGCAGCATCAGAATTTATTGATAGTAACTTACCAGGATATAAATTTGCTGCAAAAATTGTAAGTTATGCAGGAATAGAGCAAAGATGGTTGGTAGTGCAAAGTCAAGAGCGAAAAGCATCAGACCTGCGTAAACTTTCACAAAAAATTACGAAAGCTGAATCGAAAGCTGTTCTTGAGTTAAAAGAATTATCAAAAGATAAATTTGCTTGTGAGGTTGATGCTGTCAAGGCATTAACCAAACTATCAAAACAATTTAAATACCATCAAATTCAGTCGAGCCAAGTTACTGAAATCAAGTTCAAAAATCAAGATAATCAAGTAGAAACAGCATACCAAATATCAGCGACAGTTTCCCAGGACGAAAGTAAAATTAACACAGAAGTTCTGGGTGCAGGACGTTTCATTATTGCCACTAATGTTTTAGATTTAAATGAACTTAGCAATGACTCGATGTTGAATGAATATAAAGCCCAGCAGTCTTGTGAAAGAGGATTTGCTTTCCTGAAAGACCCATTATTTTTTGCCGACAGTATTTTCCTCAAAAGTCCAGAGAGAATAGAGTCATTGGCAATGATTATGGGTTTATGTCTGCTAGTTTATACCTTGGCTCAACGTCAAATCAGGACTGCACTCAGAAAATCTCAATCAACAATTAAGAATCAGTTAGGTAAATCGACTGACCGCCCCACTTTACGCTGGATTTTTCAATGCTTTCAGTCTATTCATTTAGTTAAATTTAAGAATGAAAAACACATCTCTAATTGGAATCCCGAAAGAGACTTTATCTTAAATCTTTTACCTGATGATTGTTTAATTTATTATCAATTAGCCAGCTAA
- the xseB gene encoding exodeoxyribonuclease VII small subunit, giving the protein MIKRNNSSNSDPVFHGNYEDKIAEIEKIIAQIESGNLELESVFDQFATAVEYLRQCETFLQQRQQQVDLLIETLSDD; this is encoded by the coding sequence ATGATTAAACGTAATAATTCCTCTAATTCTGATCCTGTGTTTCATGGCAATTATGAGGATAAAATTGCCGAAATCGAAAAAATTATCGCTCAAATTGAATCAGGTAATTTGGAATTAGAATCTGTGTTTGATCAGTTTGCAACGGCTGTTGAATATTTACGTCAATGTGAAACATTTTTACAGCAGCGACAGCAGCAAGTTGATTTATTAATTGAAACCTTGAGTGATGATTAA
- the xseA gene encoding exodeoxyribonuclease VII large subunit yields the protein MNLDFPDTTLSVAGITEYIQVLLEENPILRQVWVTGEVSSANQHRSGLFFTLQDTNGTAAIKCVAWNSQVAKLAQLPVPGEQIIILGSIRVYPQRGEYQLTVWQALPAGVGLQALRYQQLRNRLLAEGLFDPQRKRSLPLHPQTIAVVTSPTAAAWGDIQRTLKQRYPGLHVLFSPATVQGEQAPDSIVKAIARVERDGRAEVLILSRGGGAVEELACFNDERVVRAVAECSIPVITGIGHQRDESLTDLVADVCVHTPTAAAETVVPALAELYTQHQQRVAALHEAVLYSQTMAVHRLQTLRNRLRNLRLDRQVRQELQNLTWHRQHLLQVTIARSQHAQQHLEMLRQKLATLDPKAVLQRGYAVVRQENGAIARVANQLTIGEELLIQLAQGEVTVKVIEVKTSELPKRRGRKKVND from the coding sequence ATGAATCTTGACTTTCCTGATACCACTTTATCTGTAGCAGGAATCACTGAATATATCCAAGTCCTATTAGAAGAAAATCCCATTCTGCGACAAGTTTGGGTAACTGGTGAAGTTTCCAGTGCAAATCAGCATCGGAGTGGGCTATTTTTTACCCTACAAGACACCAACGGCACAGCCGCGATTAAGTGTGTGGCGTGGAATAGTCAAGTAGCAAAACTCGCCCAATTGCCCGTTCCTGGGGAACAAATCATTATTTTGGGCAGCATTCGCGTATATCCACAGAGGGGAGAGTATCAATTAACAGTTTGGCAAGCTTTACCGGCTGGTGTGGGTTTGCAAGCACTGCGCTATCAACAATTACGCAATCGCTTGCTGGCTGAGGGTTTGTTTGATCCGCAAAGAAAGCGATCGCTCCCCCTGCATCCCCAAACCATCGCCGTTGTCACTTCCCCAACGGCTGCGGCTTGGGGAGATATTCAAAGAACCCTCAAGCAAAGATATCCAGGGTTACACGTTTTGTTTTCACCCGCTACCGTCCAAGGTGAGCAAGCACCGGATTCTATAGTTAAGGCGATCGCACGGGTAGAACGGGATGGACGCGCCGAGGTATTAATTCTATCACGGGGTGGGGGTGCAGTTGAGGAATTAGCTTGTTTTAATGATGAACGGGTAGTGAGAGCTGTTGCTGAGTGTTCCATACCAGTAATTACGGGGATTGGCCATCAACGGGATGAATCTTTAACAGATTTAGTAGCGGATGTTTGTGTACATACACCCACGGCGGCGGCGGAAACCGTTGTACCTGCCCTGGCTGAGTTATATACGCAACATCAGCAACGAGTAGCAGCTTTACATGAGGCGGTGCTGTACTCTCAAACAATGGCTGTGCATCGACTGCAAACATTACGTAACCGTTTGCGAAACCTGCGCTTGGATAGACAAGTGCGGCAAGAACTGCAAAACTTAACTTGGCATCGTCAGCACTTGTTGCAGGTGACGATAGCGCGATCGCAGCACGCCCAGCAGCATTTAGAAATGTTGCGGCAAAAATTAGCCACTCTCGATCCCAAGGCGGTGTTGCAGCGTGGTTATGCGGTAGTCAGACAAGAAAACGGTGCGATCGCTCGTGTTGCTAATCAATTAACTATAGGAGAAGAATTGTTAATTCAATTGGCACAGGGTGAGGTTACAGTAAAAGTTATAGAAGTGAAAACTTCAGAATTACCAAAGCGGAGAGGACGGAAGAAAGTTAATGATTAA
- a CDS encoding alanine--glyoxylate aminotransferase family protein, giving the protein MTQTISINDSQRLQLQPLEIPSRLLLGPGPCNAHPAVLQAMNTPPVGHLDPAFLALMDEIQSLLRYAWQTENSLTIAVSGTGSAAMEATIANAVEPGDVVLIGVAGYFGNRLVDMAGRYGADVRTITKPWGQVFSLEELRTALEIHHPAILALVHAETSTGARQPLEGVGELCREFGTLLLLDTVTSLGGVPIFLDAWGVDLAYSCSQKGLGCSPGASPFTMSPRALEKLQKRSTKVANWYLDMNLLGKYWGSERVYHHTAPINLYYGLREALRLIAEEGLANCWQRHQKNVEYLWQGLEEIGLSLHVEREYRLPTLTTVRIPTGVDGKATARQLLTEHGIEIGGGLGELGGQVWRVGLMGFNSRSESVDRLIAALQQVLPKQ; this is encoded by the coding sequence ATGACGCAGACAATTTCCATTAATGACAGCCAACGCTTACAACTCCAACCTCTAGAAATTCCCTCCCGTCTGCTATTGGGGCCGGGGCCTTGCAATGCTCATCCAGCAGTTCTGCAAGCGATGAATACACCACCAGTGGGACATCTTGATCCGGCTTTTCTGGCGCTGATGGATGAAATTCAATCCCTGCTGCGCTACGCTTGGCAAACAGAAAACTCCCTGACTATTGCGGTTAGTGGTACCGGTTCAGCTGCCATGGAAGCCACTATCGCCAATGCTGTAGAACCCGGTGATGTGGTTTTGATTGGTGTAGCTGGTTATTTTGGTAATCGTCTGGTGGATATGGCGGGCAGGTATGGCGCAGATGTCCGCACCATTACCAAACCTTGGGGACAAGTCTTCTCTCTAGAAGAACTCCGCACCGCCTTAGAAATTCATCATCCGGCAATTTTGGCTTTAGTTCATGCCGAAACTTCCACCGGCGCACGTCAGCCATTGGAGGGTGTCGGTGAACTCTGTCGTGAATTCGGCACTTTATTACTGCTAGATACAGTCACAAGTTTAGGCGGTGTCCCCATATTTTTAGATGCTTGGGGTGTAGATTTAGCCTACAGTTGCAGCCAAAAAGGTTTAGGTTGTTCCCCTGGTGCTTCTCCTTTTACCATGAGTCCCCGCGCCTTGGAGAAATTACAAAAGCGTTCCACCAAGGTAGCAAACTGGTATTTGGATATGAATTTGTTGGGTAAGTATTGGGGGAGTGAGCGTGTATATCATCACACTGCCCCGATTAATTTGTACTATGGACTGCGGGAAGCATTACGTTTGATAGCTGAAGAGGGACTAGCCAACTGCTGGCAACGCCACCAAAAGAACGTAGAATACCTGTGGCAAGGCTTAGAAGAGATAGGATTGAGTTTGCACGTAGAACGGGAGTATCGCTTACCTACCCTCACCACTGTTCGTATTCCGACTGGAGTAGATGGTAAAGCAACTGCACGGCAGTTACTCACTGAACATGGCATTGAAATTGGCGGCGGTTTAGGTGAATTAGGCGGTCAAGTGTGGCGTGTAGGGTTAATGGGTTTTAATAGTCGTTCTGAAAGCGTGGACAGACTCATCGCCGCATTGCAGCAAGTTTTACCCAAACAGTAA
- a CDS encoding tetratricopeptide repeat protein, giving the protein MGAEEALELLDSLVWSKTGKHLDTVQRIILRHAWEDKKHTYQEMADICGYTEAHLKAVGAELWQILSDVLGEKVSKSTCRTAIQRFCFSQASPRTNNILNAASEHDNPQVPDYSFVGRDRELAELNQLVQRGDKIILIQGKGGVGKTTLARKYLKIQGFYPLELWMPKESQNIVNVESVVEEWLRGHFNEEPGKEFGINLDRLRRKLRDATRKIGVLIDNLEPALDQNGCIVPDHRPYVELLRVLGDPTVKSITLITSRERLYESGVNVNLYALKGLDESAWQQFFTNCQINIDAMALSQMCRAFGGNAKAMEIISADIITDFEKNADIYWQENRDSLLIARQLENLVSSQFQRLEQMDQEAYKLLCRLGCYRYQDITHVEFPGLQCLLWDVPEHQHKRVVKSLCDRSLVEYRKGKYWLHPVIETEAIARLRQSGEWEITNRKAAEFWHNSVTKVENPQDAFMALEAYHHYMEIGDFEAAANVIIGGRKNKWDHSLSLGVLFNRLGLLETLISVITPLIHNLNSECHLSILHNILGRAYHQVGNIQGAIDCHQQANKIAAKCNFFQERVSSIFNLGLCYIDLWEVEKANNIFHCVKNLAATNENFYQYVVYSLCCLTYLNSYVGQNNHVITMLEEANRGLSNDRLTSWGRGVSLLYISLTYKNLGRIETAFETCHQAITHCHHNQFSFLEARAISCLASLYREQGDLITAVEKHQEAINSMITVSDKCNLAKAYYQLGLTYQRMGEINQSRETFEEAIAIFYHMPAPKQVVKVQAAMAHLESQSA; this is encoded by the coding sequence ATGGGTGCAGAAGAAGCCTTAGAGCTTTTGGATAGCTTGGTTTGGTCTAAAACAGGGAAACATCTAGATACAGTTCAAAGGATTATATTGCGTCATGCGTGGGAGGACAAGAAACACACTTATCAAGAGATGGCTGATATCTGTGGCTACACAGAAGCACATTTGAAAGCAGTAGGTGCAGAACTTTGGCAGATACTTTCAGATGTATTAGGTGAAAAAGTCTCAAAATCAACCTGTCGCACTGCTATTCAGAGATTTTGTTTTTCCCAAGCATCCCCAAGGACAAACAACATTCTAAATGCAGCCAGCGAGCATGACAACCCACAAGTACCAGATTATAGCTTTGTGGGACGCGATCGCGAATTAGCTGAACTCAATCAACTTGTTCAGCGTGGAGACAAAATCATTCTCATTCAAGGTAAGGGTGGTGTGGGGAAAACTACCCTGGCGCGTAAGTATCTCAAAATTCAGGGTTTTTATCCCCTAGAATTGTGGATGCCTAAAGAAAGCCAAAATATCGTCAATGTGGAAAGTGTTGTTGAGGAGTGGCTGAGGGGACACTTCAACGAAGAACCGGGTAAAGAATTTGGGATTAACCTCGACAGATTACGACGCAAACTCCGTGATGCAACCAGGAAAATCGGAGTGCTGATTGATAATCTAGAGCCAGCTTTAGATCAAAACGGCTGTATTGTACCAGATCATCGTCCCTATGTAGAACTCTTGAGAGTCCTAGGTGATCCTACAGTCAAATCAATCACTTTAATTACCAGTCGTGAACGCCTCTATGAATCTGGAGTCAATGTTAATTTATATGCTCTCAAAGGCTTAGATGAGTCGGCTTGGCAACAATTTTTTACCAATTGTCAGATTAATATTGATGCGATGGCATTGAGTCAGATGTGTAGAGCTTTTGGTGGTAATGCGAAAGCTATGGAAATTATTAGTGCTGACATCATTACAGATTTTGAAAAAAATGCAGATATATATTGGCAAGAAAATCGAGATTCTTTATTGATTGCTAGACAATTAGAAAATTTAGTTTCTAGTCAATTCCAGCGATTAGAACAAATGGATCAAGAAGCATACAAACTGCTTTGTCGTTTGGGATGCTATCGTTATCAAGATATCACTCATGTAGAATTTCCCGGACTACAATGTTTGCTTTGGGATGTACCAGAACACCAACATAAACGAGTAGTTAAGTCTTTGTGTGACCGTTCCTTGGTAGAGTATCGTAAAGGTAAATACTGGCTACACCCAGTGATTGAAACAGAAGCGATCGCCCGCTTGAGACAAAGCGGAGAATGGGAAATTACCAACCGTAAAGCCGCAGAGTTTTGGCATAATAGCGTCACTAAAGTTGAAAATCCTCAAGATGCTTTTATGGCATTAGAAGCTTATCATCATTACATGGAAATTGGTGATTTTGAAGCAGCAGCAAATGTCATTATTGGAGGTAGAAAAAATAAATGGGATCACAGTCTGTCTTTAGGTGTATTGTTTAATCGGTTGGGTTTGTTAGAAACCTTAATTTCAGTCATTACTCCTTTAATCCATAACTTGAATTCGGAATGTCACCTGAGCATACTGCATAACATCTTAGGCAGAGCATACCACCAAGTAGGTAATATTCAAGGGGCTATTGATTGCCATCAACAAGCCAATAAAATAGCAGCAAAATGCAATTTTTTTCAAGAACGTGTATCTAGCATTTTTAACTTAGGTCTTTGTTATATAGATCTCTGGGAAGTTGAAAAAGCTAACAATATTTTTCACTGTGTCAAAAACCTAGCAGCAACTAACGAAAACTTTTACCAATACGTTGTTTATTCACTGTGTTGTTTAACCTATTTAAACTCTTATGTAGGGCAGAACAATCATGTAATTACCATGCTAGAAGAGGCAAATAGAGGATTATCAAATGATAGATTAACCTCATGGGGTCGGGGAGTGAGCTTATTATATATCAGCTTAACTTACAAAAATTTAGGTAGGATAGAAACTGCCTTTGAAACTTGTCACCAAGCTATTACCCATTGTCACCACAATCAATTTTCTTTTCTAGAAGCTAGAGCTATATCTTGTCTAGCCTCTTTGTATAGAGAGCAGGGAGATTTAATCACAGCAGTCGAGAAGCATCAAGAAGCGATTAATAGCATGATTACGGTTTCTGATAAGTGTAACTTAGCTAAAGCCTACTATCAATTGGGTTTAACTTATCAAAGAATGGGTGAAATTAATCAGAGTCGGGAAACTTTTGAGGAAGCGATCGCTATTTTTTATCATATGCCTGCGCCCAAACAAGTTGTAAAAGTCCAAGCAGCAATGGCACATTTAGAAAGTCAGTCTGCCTAG